The DNA window GATATCCTGATCATGGCAGTCATCGGGATGCCGCTTTATGTTTGCGCTACTGGGGCAACCCCTATTGCAGCAGTTATGTTGATGAACGGAGTTTCAGCCGGAGCCGTTCTAGCTTTTCTAATCACAGGGCCAGCCACAAACATTACCACCCTAGGGGTAATGAAAAATCTACATGGTGGAAGAGTAGCTATTATCTTCCCGGTTGTGATCATAGGCTTGACCATAATTGTGGGACTAGCAGTTAACCTGTTGATGGGAGATTCTGCCCATATGACAGTTGATGCACAGCATTTGGATGATCACTCCTGGATAAACTATTTAGCTGGTGCTATGTTATTAGCTCTATTTGCAGGTTCATTATTTAGGATTGGACCACGGGGCATGTTGGGAAATTTATATGAAGGATTGGGGTCTTCTGAGGAAGAGGATTGCAATTGTTCTCACGATTAAAGTAACCTTTTGGCTGTCAGGAAATAGTAATGAAAGTATTATTAGCAGGTGGAGGCAGTTCACATGAGCGAGAGGTTTCGCTTAAATCTACAACTGCTATGAGTCGAGCTTTGCAAGAGCTGGGTTATGAGTTTAAACATGTCGAATTGAAACGAGAATTGGATGTAACCAAAGCCTGGAACGATTCATTTGATATTGTATTATTGGGATTTCATGGCCGAGCCGGGGAGGATGGCTTACTTCAGTCCATGCTCGATGCGTATCAAATACCATACACAGGAGCTGGGGCTGTGGATAGCATGCTTGCCTTTTCAAAAGATTCCTCCAAGCGACTTTTTCAAACCCACGGTATCCCCACAGCCGATTGGGAGTTGTTGTTACACGAACCACATAAGGATTTACCGGTAACTCGCCTTGAGTTACCCCTGGTAATTAAACCAGATAATGAGGGTTCAACCATCGGCCTGTCAATCTGCAAAAATCCAGAGGATATGATCAAAGCCAGGAAAAACTCTGGGGTATTCAGTCGATTAATATTCGAGTCATTTATACCTGGTCGGGAGCTAACGGTTGGCGTTGTCGGTAATCAGGTTTATCCCATTGTTGAGATATTCCCTGGCCATGAGTTATATGATTATGAGTCAAAATATACCAAAGGAATGAGTCGCTATGAGTGTCCCGCTAAATTGGATGAAGCATTGACAAAACAGATCCAATATCTTGCCAGGCAGGCTATGCAGGCAGTCGGGGTACAGGTTTATGGGCGGGTCGACTTCCGTCTTGACCCTGCTGGTGAACCCTGGTGCCTGGAGATTAACACGCTCCCCGGAATGACTGAAACCTCGCTGCTTCCTATGGGGGCAAAAGCCTTCAAGTTGTCATTTCCAGAGCTTATTGATGAAATTCTCAAACAAAGTTTAAGAAAATATATATAGGTCAATTAAATGAGTATCCAGTTTTACAACACGCTCAGTCGCAAAAAGGAATTATTCACAGCTATCGATGAGAACAAAGTCAGGATGTACACCTGTGGACCCACGGTCTATGATTTTGCCCATATTGGCAACTATCGCACTTTTGTATTTGAAGATTTACTACGGCGATATCTGGAGTTTCGGGGTTATGATGTGATCCAGGCCATGAATCTGACAGATGTGGATGATAATACTATCCGGCGTAGTCGTGAAAGAGGCATCTCGCTCACCGAGCTAACGGACGAGTTCAAGGCGGCTTTCCATGCTGACCTGAAAACCCTGAATATTCAGCCAGCCCATAAATACCCGGAAGCTACCCGGTTTGTATCTGAGATGATTGATATGGTCAAGAGTCTGGAAGAAAAGGGCTACGCTTACCAAACGGAAGACGGCAGCGTTTACTTCAATATTGCAAAATACAGTGAATATGGGAAACTGGCTCATCTGAATCCTGAGGAAATGGTTAGCGGGTCACGGGTCACGGATGACAGTTATGAAAAAGAGGGTGCCCGGGATTTTGCCTTGTGGAAAGGCTATAAACCCGAGGATGGAGAGGTTCAGTGGGAATCACCCTGGGGAAAGGGTCGTCCGGGCTGGCATATTGAATGTTCAGTCATGTCCACTGAATTGCTGGGGGATCACTTTGATATCCATTGTGGTGGCGTTGATAATATTTTCCCCCATCATGAGAACGAGATCGCTCAGAGTGTCTGTGCGACAGGGCAAGAATTTGTTAACTACTGGTTGCACTCAGAATATTTGCTGGTGGAAAACAGGAAGATGTCCAAATCCTTGAACAACTTTTATACCCTGAGAGATCTATTGGATCAGGGATACCATGCCGAGGCTATCCGTTGGATGCTGACTACCACTCATTATCGTCAAAAGTTGAATTTCTCAGTAAAACGGCTTGAGGAAGCCCAGAAGTCTGTGAATCGACTGCGGGAG is part of the Candidatus Neomarinimicrobiota bacterium genome and encodes:
- the cysS gene encoding cysteine--tRNA ligase — translated: MSIQFYNTLSRKKELFTAIDENKVRMYTCGPTVYDFAHIGNYRTFVFEDLLRRYLEFRGYDVIQAMNLTDVDDNTIRRSRERGISLTELTDEFKAAFHADLKTLNIQPAHKYPEATRFVSEMIDMVKSLEEKGYAYQTEDGSVYFNIAKYSEYGKLAHLNPEEMVSGSRVTDDSYEKEGARDFALWKGYKPEDGEVQWESPWGKGRPGWHIECSVMSTELLGDHFDIHCGGVDNIFPHHENEIAQSVCATGQEFVNYWLHSEYLLVENRKMSKSLNNFYTLRDLLDQGYHAEAIRWMLTTTHYRQKLNFSVKRLEEAQKSVNRLREFKSKLVDYGGAGTELATEEVVAAEQQFTRSMDNDLNISGGLAAIFELVRWGNRVMDQGDLSAAGAQVILTLMDKFDHVLGILDMEHFDKLSNRGLDQKIDVAFIEAKITERKTARINKDFTTSDAIRDELAGMGVELIDTSDGTEWKMK
- a CDS encoding D-alanine--D-alanine ligase, translating into MKVLLAGGGSSHEREVSLKSTTAMSRALQELGYEFKHVELKRELDVTKAWNDSFDIVLLGFHGRAGEDGLLQSMLDAYQIPYTGAGAVDSMLAFSKDSSKRLFQTHGIPTADWELLLHEPHKDLPVTRLELPLVIKPDNEGSTIGLSICKNPEDMIKARKNSGVFSRLIFESFIPGRELTVGVVGNQVYPIVEIFPGHELYDYESKYTKGMSRYECPAKLDEALTKQIQYLARQAMQAVGVQVYGRVDFRLDPAGEPWCLEINTLPGMTETSLLPMGAKAFKLSFPELIDEILKQSLRKYI